The Natrinema saccharevitans genome includes the window GGCCTTGACTGCCGAGGCGGCCGCCTCGAGTTCCTCGAGGGTGTCCTGAGTCGCGGGCTCTCGCGAGTCGTTGAGCGCGACCAGCACTAACGGATTCCCCATCTTGTCGAACGCGACGATGTCGAAGGTGACCTCGTCGGGGACGTCCTCGGTGTCGTCGTCCGCGAGCGAAATCGTCGCGCCGAGTTCGGCCCGGTCGATGCGGGGAATCGCGTCGTAGAGATCGCCCAGCCCGTCGGCGTTACCGGTGTCGCGGATCTCGTACAGCAAGGTCGCGGTGAGCCAGTCGACGAACCGGTACTCCATCGAGGCGGCGAGGAACTCGTCGTAGGGACGGCCGTCGACGGCCGCGTCCGCCGACTCGAACTGCGTGTGGTGTTCGAGTTGCAGGTTCGACGCGACCTCGCTGCGGTCGGCGTCGCCGTCGTGGGCCGTCTCGAGGGTCGGCTGACTCTTCGAGGCGTACCGGACGAAGAGGTTCGTCCCCGCGAGCGCTCGCTGGACCGAGAGCTGGGTGCTGGCACCGGCGTCGGCCGTTTCACTGTCGGCTTCTCGCGCCCGCTCGAGTTCCGCCTCGAGGCTCTCGATCCGGGACTGGAGCCGCTCGACCGTCGACGAGAGTTCGTCGTTCTCCGAGCGCAGTCGGTCGCGTTCGGCCTCGAGTTCCTCGGCCGTCGTCTCGAGAGCCTCGTATCGCTCCTGGAGCGTCTCGAGCTTCTCGGTCAGCGCGGCGACTCGCTCGCTCGCGGCGTCGGTCTCGGCCGACCGCCCGCTCGCGTCGGCGTCCCCGCCACCGGCGGCCCGGTCGCGTGCGTCTCGACTCGCTCCCGTCGCGGTCGCCTTCGCCGTCGTCGAGGCGGGTTGCGCCGCGCTCGAGTCGCCCCGTCCGTCGCTCGACCGGGACCCGGCCGCCGTCGCGGACCGGTCGCCCGACCGCGAGCGTCCGTCGGACTCCGCCTCCGACTCGCTGTTGTCCGGGTCGATCGACGGAATGCGCCGCGTCTCCCGCCACTGCTCCTCGCGCTCGAGTTCCTCCTCGAGGTCGCCGTCGGGCGTCTCGGCGTCGTCGGCCGTCGGGTCCTCGTCGTCGCTCTCGTCGACCCACGAAATGCCGTTTCGCTCCAGTTCCTCGGCCGCCGCCTCGACCTCGGCGAGATCCGGGTCGTCGGGCCGGTCCGTCTCGGACCCGGTCGTCCCGCTCGAGTCGGAGGCATCGTCGGCGGGTTCGGCCGCGCCGGCAGCCACCGCCGGCTCCGTCCCGGTCGGGTCGTCGTCGGCCCCGTCTTCGGATTCGGTGATCGTGGGGGCGGTCGACTCCGTCGTCTGCCGGTCGACATCGGGCTGGGACGTCGATCCGGTATCGGCGGGGTCTTGCCGGTCGACTTCCTCGGTCACGGATTCCGTCACCGAACCGGTGCCGGCGATGGCGTCGGTGTCAGACACTCGACCGCCCGACGGGTCGGTATCGATGGCCGACTCCGCGTCGGTAATACCGGTCGGTTCGGGCTCGGTATCGACCTCGTCGGTCGCGGTGATCCCCGACGGATCCTCCGCCAGATCGATCTCGGACGACAGCGACGACGCGTCGTCGGCCACGCCCTCGATCGACTCGGGGTCGTCGGCAGTCACGTCTTCGATCGGATCGGCCTCGGTCGAATCCGACCCCGAAACGTCGATCGGCTCGATCGACGAGTCCGTCGAGTCGGTCGCCGGGCCGTCGTCTGCGGACGCGGTCGTTTCGGGCGCCGGGTCGGCACCGATCTCGGAGTGCCCCCCGGCCGCTCCGGTCCCGGACGCCGGTTCGGTGTCCGCCGCCGGACTCGAGTCGGCCGCGCTATCGGTCGCACTCGCGGACGCCGGCTCGTCGTCGACCGGGACGTCGGTCACGTCGATCTCGACGTCGATGACCTCGTAGATGCCGACCTCGTCGGCCGCGCGCTCGAAGGCCTCCTCGCCCGTCAGCAGCCGTTCGGCGTTGCCGATGTAGGCGGCGGCCATCCGGCGACCGCCGTAGTAGACGGCGTAGTAGTCGCCGCTGAGAACGTTCTCGCTCAGCTCGACGTAGCCGGTAAACGAGCCGCTCTGGAGGGTGTTGTCGACCTCCCGGAGCGGCGTCTCGTTGGTGTAGTATTTCGCCCTCGTGTCGCCGCCGCGTTCCTCCATCGCACAGAGCAGCGGCAGCGACGGGTGTGGTGCCTCGTAGCGAGTCCCCGAGGCGGTTTCGAAATCGTCGATGTCGCCGTCGACGACGCCGACGATCCGGCCGTTGAGCATAAAGAGCCACGTGCCGTGTCCCGAGACGGCACCCGAGAAATCGGCGGCAGCGAGATCGGAGAGGCCATCGAAACCGCCGCTGAACGGGCGGGAGTCCCACTCCTCGACGCGCTCTTGCGTGCGCGGGTCCATACGTCAACAAGCGGGAACCACACCAAATACGTTTCGCCTAGAGTACGTCGCGAGTTAAATCTTCGATTCGGCGTCCTCGGCCAGTTCCTTCATCCGCTTGCCGATCCGGCCGGCGCTCGAGAACTCGTCCTCGCTCATCGCGCTCGCCAGGGCGTTGCCCAGCACGAAGACGGCGTGTTTGTGTTCGCTCTTGGACTTGTGGACGTGCGATGGATCGACGTCGAGTTGGCGGTAGGGATCGAACAGCGTTTCGTCGACCTCCTCGCGCTCCGAGAAGTACTCCATGATAACGACGAGTTCTTCGTGGAGCTCGAGAAGTTCGTCTTTATGCATACACACCGCTTGGAACGGTTTGAAGTTAAGCGTTGTGTGGCGAGACGTCGCAAATCCGGCTCGAGGCGTTCAGCGCGCCGACCAGTCGGGATCGTCGTGCCGGTACGCGATCGTGACCGCGAGCAGGAGGATCCAGCTGCCGAAGGCGACGGCGGCAACGAACTCCGGGACGGCAAACCACGTGTCGGTATCGACCGCGCCGTCTAGCGCCAGTACCCAGCCCGCCCACGTCAGCGGGTGGACGAACCCGATCGCGATCGACGCGACGGCCAGCCGCGTGTCGCCGGCCCGCGCCGCGCCGGTTCCGTAGACCCAGCCCGCGAACGGGGCGACGCCGAAGACCGAAAGCGCCGCGACGGGGTGAAGGCTCCGCTCGAGGTAGACGGCCGTATGCTCGAGGAAGAAGATCCCGACCCCGATCTGTCCGACCACCGTCACCACGAGCAATGCGATGCCGGCCCGCTCGAGGCGGTTGCGGCTCGCCGTCCACAGCCGCCACGCGAAGGGCAGTCCGATCAGCCCGCCGACGATCAGCCCGCCGTTGAACAGCGGGAACGTCGGCGCACCGTACCGGCCCATGTCCGAGAGCGCTCGCGTGCGCCAGGTAAACGTCTCGGGGGGAGCCACGAGCGTCGCGATGAGGATAGCCCCGAGCGTGACGAGCGGGGCGGCGATGCCACAGTAGGTCGCGAGCCGTTTCGTCTCAGTCATGGGGTGGCGAGGCGGGTTCGTCCGCGACGCGACCGCGGGCTCCGACGGCCCGTCGCCGGGCCGGCTCCCGATCGCTCGCGGAAATCACGTTCGCGAAAGGGGCCCGAAGACGTATATATTTTCGAGGGGGTTCGGTGACGATAGACGGTGAGATCGTCCGGAACGCGAGTAACGGGCCCCTCGAGACGCGACCACCGCTACAAGCACGCTTCGATCGCGGTATCGAAGAACGGACGGTTTCGGCCGTCGGAGTGACTGCCGTCCAGCAGTATCAGTCGTCGGCGGCGACCGCGGCCGCGTCGGTCTCATCCTCGCGGTGGTCGGCGGGGAACCACGCGAGGTCGTGATCGGCGGTGACGCGGACGCCGACGCGTTCGTCGAGATCGATCCGGTCGGAGTGGTTGTGCATGCACTCGATGGTTTCGCCGCCGTCGAGTTCGACCCGGTAGAGGACCGTCGGACCGAGATAGCGGCGGTAGACGACCCGGCCGTCGGCCTCCGAGCCGTCCGCCGGGTAGGCCGTCACGTCGTCGGGCCGCACCAGCAGGTCGACGACGCTGCCGTCGTACTGGTGGGCGAGTCCGTTGACATCGTCGCGGAGGACGCGCCCGAGCGCGGTGTCGACGTGATCGCCGTGGACCTCGCCCGAGAGGAAGCTGGCGTGGCCGAGAAAGCCCGCGACGAACCGCGACTCGGGCTGTTGGAAGACCCGCTGTGGGGTGTCGATCTGTTCGATGTCGCCGTCGTTCATCACGGCGACCCGGTCGGAGATCGACAGCGCCTCCTCTTGGTCGTGGGTGACCGAGACGGCGGTCACGCCCGTTTCCTTGATGATCCGGCGGACCTCCTCGCGCATCTCGACGCGGAGGTCCACGTCCAAGTTCGAGAAGGGCTCGTCGAGCAACAGCATCTCCGGCTCGGGCGCGAGCGATCGGGCGAGCGCGATCCGCTGTTGCTGGCCGCCCGAGAGTTCGTCCGGGTAGTCGTCGCAGTGGTCCGCGAGCCCGACGAGTTCGAGCAGTTCGTCGACGCGAGCGTCGCGTTCGCTCTCGTCCCACTCTTTCAGCCCGAAGGCGACGTTTTCGCGTGCGCTCAGATGTGGGAAGAGGGCGAAATCCTGAAAGACGACTCCGACGTCGCGTTGCTCCGGCGGCACGAACCGGCCCTCACCGGCAACCGTGTCGTCTTCCAAGCGAACCCGGCCGTCGTTGGGGCGCTCGAGTCCGGCGATCAACCGAAGCGTCGTGGTCTTGCCACAGCCGGAGGGGCCGAGCAGGGTCAGGATCTCGCCGTCGCGAACCGACAGCGACAGGTCGCCGATGACGTCCTCGCTGCCGTATCGTTTGGCGATGCCGTCGAGCTCGAGGACCGCCTCGTCGGCCGTCGGCGCTCCGGTGGGTTCCCGCGTTCCGTCCTCGGCGGCCGTAGTAAGTAGGTGTCCGTTCGCCATGGAGTCCACTCCGGCGTCAGCCGGCGTACATTCCCTTTAGGCGGCCCTAAAACACTTATAGCTGCCGGTCGGCCCCCAGTCGCTGGGAGCCTAGAGTTCGACGCCGCTCGGGATCAGGCTGTGCTGGCGAAGCAGGCTGCCGTCGTCGTCGTAAACGAGGAACGTCCCCTTGTCGTAGCTGACGAACGAGTCGCCGTCGAGCGTGATCGTGACCTCGTAGCGGCCCTCGTCCTCGGTGGCCGCCTCGCCGTATCCCCGGGCTGCGCGGATGAACTGCAGGACGTCGTCGGCGTCCTCGTTGAGTTCGAGAATAAACTCGCCGGTGATCCGGTTGGTCACGCTCACGACGCCAGTCGTGTCGTCCCCGAGCGGTTCCTGGAGTCGGAGCGCGACATCGGTCTCGCTCGCCTCGAGGACATCGCCGTCGGGACCAGTCAGGCGCTCGCGAAGCATCGTCGCCGGGCCGGTGAAGTCGATCGATACCGATGGCTTTCGGGGTTCGCCGTCGGTCTCGACCCAGTCGATGTGCGTGACGTCTAACGTGAAGTGCTCGCGCCTCATTCCGTACCTAGTAGTTCGGACTCCCGCGGTATGAACGTAACGCACGGCACCCCGCTCGTACGACGGGGTCGGCACGCGTCGTCGTCGACACGCGTCACGTCGCATCGGTCGACGATCGGTGACGCGAACGGCCGTCTCATTTATGCCGGTCGCGTCCGGACGTGTCACGAAACGCCATCATGGACCAGCGGGACACGACTCCCCGAGCCGACGACGAGCCGACAGCAGTCGACAGCGCGGGCCACGGGGCCGTCGAGGAGATTCCGGAGCCGGCCGCGGGTGGCGACGCCGGGGACTCGACGATCGAGACCGCGCGGCGGGTCGTCCGGCGGGTCGTCGAGACGCTCACGGGATCGACCGTCGACGTCGGCGACTACGAACCGAGTACGCACGGGCCGCTCGTTGCCCTCGACGACCCCGGCGACCTCGAGATCGTCGAACGCTACTGGGTCGACGCGCCCTTCTCGTACGTCGCGATCGGCTACGATCACGAGGCCAACGAACACCGCTACCGACCCGTCGAACCGCGGCTGCGCGAGGACGAGGCGGTCCTGATCGAGACGCTGTTCCAAGACGTCCGCGATCCGCTCCTGTACCGCGCCGAGGACGGCGACGACATCGAGTCCCTGCTCCGGGAGACGGTCCGCGAGTACCTCGAGCGCTACGGTGTCGCGGTCGACACCGCGACGTTCTACCGCCTATTTTACTACCTCTACCGGGATTTCCGGGGC containing:
- a CDS encoding ABC transporter ATP-binding protein, with the protein product MANGHLLTTAAEDGTREPTGAPTADEAVLELDGIAKRYGSEDVIGDLSLSVRDGEILTLLGPSGCGKTTTLRLIAGLERPNDGRVRLEDDTVAGEGRFVPPEQRDVGVVFQDFALFPHLSARENVAFGLKEWDESERDARVDELLELVGLADHCDDYPDELSGGQQQRIALARSLAPEPEMLLLDEPFSNLDVDLRVEMREEVRRIIKETGVTAVSVTHDQEEALSISDRVAVMNDGDIEQIDTPQRVFQQPESRFVAGFLGHASFLSGEVHGDHVDTALGRVLRDDVNGLAHQYDGSVVDLLVRPDDVTAYPADGSEADGRVVYRRYLGPTVLYRVELDGGETIECMHNHSDRIDLDERVGVRVTADHDLAWFPADHREDETDAAAVAADD
- a CDS encoding UPF0058 family protein encodes the protein MHKDELLELHEELVVIMEYFSEREEVDETLFDPYRQLDVDPSHVHKSKSEHKHAVFVLGNALASAMSEDEFSSAGRIGKRMKELAEDAESKI
- a CDS encoding DUF7527 domain-containing protein codes for the protein MDPRTQERVEEWDSRPFSGGFDGLSDLAAADFSGAVSGHGTWLFMLNGRIVGVVDGDIDDFETASGTRYEAPHPSLPLLCAMEERGGDTRAKYYTNETPLREVDNTLQSGSFTGYVELSENVLSGDYYAVYYGGRRMAAAYIGNAERLLTGEEAFERAADEVGIYEVIDVEIDVTDVPVDDEPASASATDSAADSSPAADTEPASGTGAAGGHSEIGADPAPETTASADDGPATDSTDSSIEPIDVSGSDSTEADPIEDVTADDPESIEGVADDASSLSSEIDLAEDPSGITATDEVDTEPEPTGITDAESAIDTDPSGGRVSDTDAIAGTGSVTESVTEEVDRQDPADTGSTSQPDVDRQTTESTAPTITESEDGADDDPTGTEPAVAAGAAEPADDASDSSGTTGSETDRPDDPDLAEVEAAAEELERNGISWVDESDDEDPTADDAETPDGDLEEELEREEQWRETRRIPSIDPDNSESEAESDGRSRSGDRSATAAGSRSSDGRGDSSAAQPASTTAKATATGASRDARDRAAGGGDADASGRSAETDAASERVAALTEKLETLQERYEALETTAEELEAERDRLRSENDELSSTVERLQSRIESLEAELERAREADSETADAGASTQLSVQRALAGTNLFVRYASKSQPTLETAHDGDADRSEVASNLQLEHHTQFESADAAVDGRPYDEFLAASMEYRFVDWLTATLLYEIRDTGNADGLGDLYDAIPRIDRAELGATISLADDDTEDVPDEVTFDIVAFDKMGNPLVLVALNDSREPATQDTLEELEAAASAVKANYPDLAAAIAVTSSYFEPGALEVAEQATSGGLLSRGSKLSYVNLSRKTGYHLCLVESRSEGFHMNVPEL
- a CDS encoding DUF998 domain-containing protein; its protein translation is MTETKRLATYCGIAAPLVTLGAILIATLVAPPETFTWRTRALSDMGRYGAPTFPLFNGGLIVGGLIGLPFAWRLWTASRNRLERAGIALLVVTVVGQIGVGIFFLEHTAVYLERSLHPVAALSVFGVAPFAGWVYGTGAARAGDTRLAVASIAIGFVHPLTWAGWVLALDGAVDTDTWFAVPEFVAAVAFGSWILLLAVTIAYRHDDPDWSAR
- a CDS encoding DUF5793 family protein, producing the protein MRREHFTLDVTHIDWVETDGEPRKPSVSIDFTGPATMLRERLTGPDGDVLEASETDVALRLQEPLGDDTTGVVSVTNRITGEFILELNEDADDVLQFIRAARGYGEAATEDEGRYEVTITLDGDSFVSYDKGTFLVYDDDGSLLRQHSLIPSGVEL